The Halichoerus grypus chromosome 14, mHalGry1.hap1.1, whole genome shotgun sequence genome contains a region encoding:
- the LOC118545518 gene encoding LOW QUALITY PROTEIN: olfactory receptor 1f45-like (The sequence of the model RefSeq protein was modified relative to this genomic sequence to represent the inferred CDS: inserted 1 base in 1 codon), with translation MDRRNQTSIYEFLLTGFSERPEKQPLLFGLFLGMYLVTIVGXLLIILAIASDPHLHTPMYLFLANLSFSDIGFISTIIPKLLDNIGSGSKLISYGGCLTQLYFFGLFADLDNFLLAVMALDRYVAISHPLHYAMTMNSQRCILLVTGSWVVTTFPALVHTLLVMRLSFCGPNIIPHFFCDLVPLLNLACSSTYVNELVLILVAGTLLIGPFICILTSYFYIALAILRISSTKGKQRAFSNCTSQLSVVSLFYSTAIGVYLCPPSTSSGGKDRVFSVMYTVVTPMLNPFIYSLRNRDMKGALGKLLRRKTL, from the exons ATGGACAGAAGAAATCAGACCAGCATCTATGAATTTCTTCTCACTGGCTTCTCTGAGCGGCCAGAGAAGCAGCCTCTTCTGTTTGGGCTTTTTCTGGGCATGTACCTGGTCACCATTGTGG ACCTGCTCATCATCCTGGCCATTGCCTCTGACCCACACCTTCACACCCCCATGTACCTCTTCCTAGCCAACCTGTCCTTTTCTGACATTGGTTTTATCTCCACAATAATTCCCAAGCTGCTAGATAATATTGGCTCAGGAAGTAAATTGATTTCTTATGGTGGGTGTCTGACACAGCTTTATTTCTTTGGCCTATTTGCAGATCTGGACAACTTTCTCCTGGCTGTGATGGCACTTGACCGCTATGTGGCCATCAGCCACCCCCTCCATTATGCCATGACCATGAACTCCCAACGGTGTATCCTGTTGGTGACTGGGTCTTGGGTGGTCACTACCTTCCCTGCCCTAGTGCATACCCTCCTGGTGATGAGGCTTTCTTTCTGTGGCCCCAATATCATCCCCCATTTCTTCTGTGATCTGGTTCCACTCCTGAATCTGGCCTGCTCCAGTACTTATGTCAATGAGCTGGTGCTCATCCTTGTGGCAGGAACATTGCTAATTGGACCCTTCATCTGCATCCTTACATCTTACTTttatattgctttggctattctaagAATCAGTTCCACAAAGGGTAAGCAAAGGGCCTTTTCCAACTGCACCTCCCAGCTCTCTGTGGTCTCTCTGTTTTATAGCACTGCTATCGGGGTCTATTTATGTCCTCCGTCAACCTCCTCAGGTGGAAAAGACAGAGTCTTCTCAGTAATGTACACAGTGGTGACCCCTATGCTGAATCCCTTCATCTACAGCCTAAGAAACAGGGATATGAAGGGGGCTCTGGGAAAACTACTCAGAAGAAAAACACTCTAA